Proteins co-encoded in one Streptococcus pyogenes genomic window:
- the rpsN gene encoding 30S ribosomal protein S14: MAKKSKIAKYQKQLQLIEQYADLRRDLKAKGDYESLRKLPRDSNPNRLKNRDKIDGRPHAYMRKFGVSRINFRDLAHKGQLPGVTKASW, from the coding sequence ATGGCAAAAAAGTCAAAAATTGCTAAATACCAAAAGCAGCTCCAACTGATTGAACAGTACGCTGACCTTCGTCGTGACTTAAAAGCGAAGGGCGATTATGAATCACTGCGCAAATTGCCTCGTGATTCAAATCCAAACCGCTTGAAGAACCGCGACAAAATTGACGGCCGTCCTCATGCTTACATGCGTAAGTTTGGTGTTAGCCGTATCAATTTCCGTGACTTAGCTCACAAAGGACAGCTTCCTGGCGTCACTAAAGCTAGCTGGTAA
- a CDS encoding 3'-5' exonuclease produces the protein MKHLDTYIAFDLEFNTVNDVSHIIQVSAVKYDHHKEVDSFDTYVYTDVPLQSFINGLTGITSDKIAAEPKVEEVMAAFKNFVGELPLIGYNAQKSDLPILAENGLDLRDQYQIDLFDEAYDRRSADLNGIANLRLQTVATFLGIKGRGHNSLEDARMTAVIYKSFLETDTNKAYLSQQEEVTTDNPFAALGDFFD, from the coding sequence ATGAAACACTTAGATACTTATATTGCCTTTGATTTAGAATTTAACACTGTCAATGACGTTAGTCATATCATTCAAGTATCAGCAGTCAAATATGACCACCATAAAGAAGTTGACAGCTTTGACACCTATGTTTACACAGATGTTCCCTTACAGAGCTTTATCAATGGCCTAACAGGAATCACATCTGACAAGATTGCTGCGGAACCAAAAGTAGAGGAGGTTATGGCTGCGTTTAAAAATTTTGTGGGAGAGTTACCACTGATTGGTTATAATGCTCAAAAATCTGACCTGCCTATTCTAGCTGAAAATGGCTTGGATTTAAGGGACCAATACCAGATTGACCTCTTTGATGAAGCTTACGATAGACGTAGCGCAGACTTAAATGGGATTGCTAACCTTCGTCTGCAAACAGTGGCAACCTTTTTAGGCATTAAGGGTCGAGGTCATAATAGCTTAGAAGATGCCAGAATGACAGCAGTAATCTATAAGTCTTTTTTAGAAACAGATACAAACAAAGCATATCTCAGCCAGCAAGAAGAGGTAACCACAGATAACCCTTTCGCAGCTTTGGGAGACTTTTTCGACTAA
- the rnjA gene encoding ribonuclease J1, with protein MTNISLKPNEVGVFAIGGLGEIGKNTYGIEYQDEIIIVDAGIKFPEDDLLGIDYVIPDYSYIVDNLDRVKALVITHGHEDHIGGIPFLLKQANIPIYAGPLALALIRGKLEEHGLWREATVYEINHNTELTFKNMSVTFFKTTHSIPEPVGIVIHTPQGKIICTGDFKFDFTPVGDPADLQRMAALGEEGVLCLLSDSTNAEIPTFTNSEKVVGQSILKIIEGIHGRIIFASFASNIYRLQQAAEAAVKTGRKIAVFGRSMEKAIVNGIELGYIKVPKGTFIEPSELKNLHASEVLIMCTGSQGESMAALARIANGTHRQVTLQPGDTVIFSSSPIPGNTTSVNKLINTIQEAGVDVIHGKVNNIHTSGHGGQQEQKLMLSLIKPKYFMPVHGEYRMQKVHAGLAMDIGIPKENIFIMENGDVLALTSDSARIAGHFNAQDIYVDGNGIGDIGAAVLRDRRDLSEDGVVLAVATVDFNTQMILAGPDILSRGFIYMRESGDLIRESQRVLFNAIRIALKNKDASIQSVNGAIVNALRPFLYEKTEREPIIIPMVLTPDKH; from the coding sequence ATGACAAATATCAGTTTAAAACCTAATGAAGTTGGGGTGTTTGCCATTGGTGGTCTGGGAGAGATTGGGAAGAATACTTATGGTATTGAGTATCAAGACGAAATCATTATCGTTGATGCCGGTATCAAATTCCCAGAAGATGATCTTTTGGGAATTGATTACGTTATTCCAGACTATTCTTACATTGTCGATAACTTAGACCGGGTCAAAGCTCTTGTTATTACACATGGTCACGAAGACCACATTGGTGGTATTCCATTTCTTCTCAAACAGGCTAATATCCCTATCTACGCAGGACCTTTAGCACTTGCTCTTATCCGTGGTAAATTGGAAGAACATGGTCTTTGGCGTGAAGCAACTGTTTACGAAATCAATCACAACACCGAGTTAACTTTTAAAAACATGAGCGTCACTTTCTTCAAGACTACTCATTCCATTCCAGAACCGGTCGGTATTGTTATCCACACCCCTCAAGGTAAGATTATCTGTACTGGTGATTTTAAATTTGACTTCACGCCAGTAGGAGATCCTGCAGATTTACAACGTATGGCAGCGCTTGGTGAAGAAGGTGTCCTTTGCTTATTATCAGACTCAACTAATGCTGAAATCCCAACCTTTACTAACTCTGAAAAAGTTGTTGGCCAATCCATTTTAAAAATTATCGAAGGTATTCATGGTCGTATTATTTTTGCTTCCTTCGCTTCAAACATCTACCGTTTGCAACAGGCTGCAGAAGCTGCTGTTAAAACGGGACGTAAAATTGCCGTTTTTGGTCGTTCTATGGAAAAAGCAATTGTTAACGGTATTGAACTTGGCTATATTAAAGTTCCAAAAGGTACCTTCATTGAGCCAAGCGAACTTAAAAATCTTCATGCTAGTGAAGTTTTAATTATGTGTACAGGTAGTCAAGGTGAGTCTATGGCAGCACTTGCTCGTATCGCTAATGGCACTCATCGTCAAGTAACTTTACAGCCTGGTGATACTGTGATTTTCTCATCAAGTCCAATCCCTGGTAATACCACAAGTGTCAATAAATTAATCAATACCATCCAAGAAGCTGGTGTTGATGTTATTCATGGAAAAGTCAATAATATTCATACTTCTGGTCATGGAGGACAGCAAGAACAAAAGCTCATGCTTAGTTTGATTAAACCAAAATATTTCATGCCAGTACATGGTGAGTATCGCATGCAAAAAGTTCATGCAGGACTGGCGATGGATATTGGTATTCCAAAAGAAAATATCTTTATTATGGAAAATGGAGACGTTCTAGCTTTAACCAGTGACAGTGCGCGTATTGCTGGTCACTTTAATGCCCAAGACATCTACGTGGATGGTAATGGCATCGGGGATATTGGAGCAGCCGTTTTACGGGACCGCCGTGATTTGTCAGAAGATGGTGTTGTCTTAGCTGTTGCAACTGTTGATTTTAACACACAAATGATTTTAGCTGGACCAGATATTCTGAGCCGTGGTTTCATTTATATGCGTGAGTCAGGTGACTTGATCCGCGAAAGCCAACGTGTGCTCTTTAACGCTATCCGTATTGCTTTAAAAAATAAGGATGCTAGCATCCAATCAGTTAACGGTGCTATCGTCAATGCTCTTCGTCCATTCTTGTATGAAAAGACTGAGCGTGAACCAATTATCATTCCGATGGTCTTAACACCTGATAAGCACTAA
- the tsaB gene encoding tRNA (adenosine(37)-N6)-threonylcarbamoyltransferase complex dimerization subunit type 1 TsaB, giving the protein MKTLAFDTSNKTLSLAILDDETLLADMTLNIQKNHSVSLMPAIDFLMTCTDLKPQDLERIVVAKGPGSYTGLRVAVATAKTLAYSLNIALVGISSLYALAASTCKQYPNTLVVPLIDARRQNAYVGYYRQGKSVMPQAHASLEVIIEQLVEEGQLIFVGETAPFAEKIQKKLPQAILLPTLPSAYECGLLGQSLAPENVDAFVPQYLKRVEAEENWLKDNEIKDDSHYVKRI; this is encoded by the coding sequence ATGAAGACACTTGCATTTGATACCTCAAATAAAACCTTGTCCCTTGCTATACTTGATGATGAGACACTTCTAGCAGATATGACCCTTAACATTCAGAAAAATCATAGTGTTAGCCTTATGCCTGCTATTGATTTTTTGATGACTTGTACTGATCTTAAACCTCAAGATTTAGAAAGAATAGTGGTTGCAAAAGGCCCTGGATCTTACACAGGTTTACGAGTGGCAGTTGCTACTGCAAAAACGTTAGCGTACAGTTTAAATATTGCATTGGTCGGGATTTCGAGTCTATATGCTTTGGCTGCGTCTACTTGTAAACAGTATCCAAATACTTTGGTGGTGCCATTGATTGATGCTAGAAGGCAAAATGCGTATGTAGGTTATTATCGGCAAGGAAAATCAGTGATGCCACAAGCCCATGCTTCACTAGAAGTTATTATAGAACAATTAGTAGAAGAAGGACAGCTGATTTTTGTTGGGGAGACTGCTCCTTTTGCTGAGAAAATTCAAAAGAAACTACCTCAGGCGATACTACTTCCAACCCTTCCTTCTGCTTACGAATGTGGTCTTTTGGGGCAAAGTTTGGCACCAGAAAATGTAGACGCCTTTGTCCCTCAATATCTCAAGAGAGTGGAAGCTGAAGAAAACTGGCTCAAAGATAATGAGATAAAAGATGATAGTCACTACGTTAAGCGAATCTAA
- a CDS encoding NAD(P)/FAD-dependent oxidoreductase — translation MTQYDTIIIGGGPAGMMAAISSSYYGYKTLLIEKNRRLGKKLAGTGGGRCNVTNSGNLDVLMAGIPGNGRFLYSVFSQFDNHDIIAFFEENGVKLKEEDHGRMFPTTDKSRTIIDALEKKIKALGGQVLTSTEVVSVKKQDDLFYLKSADQTFTCQKLIVTTGGKSYPSTGSTGFGHDIARHFKLTVTDLEAAESPLLTDFPHKVLQGISLDDVTLSYDKHVITHDLLFTHFGLSGPAALRLSSFVKGGEIAELDFLPHLSTDDLTAYLSDQRDKNIKNALKGLLPERVADFLSEDYPEKVKQLSPKQEKELLDKLKHLQIPITGKMSLAKSFVTKGGVDLKEINPKTLESKKVPGLYFAGEVLDINAHTGGFNITSALCSGWIAGKSS, via the coding sequence ATGACTCAATACGATACGATTATTATTGGAGGTGGCCCTGCTGGCATGATGGCCGCCATCTCCAGCAGCTACTATGGCTATAAAACTCTCTTAATTGAAAAAAATCGCCGCTTAGGCAAAAAATTAGCGGGAACCGGTGGTGGACGCTGTAATGTCACTAATAGTGGTAACCTTGATGTCCTTATGGCTGGCATTCCTGGAAATGGCCGCTTTTTATATAGTGTTTTTTCCCAGTTTGACAACCATGACATCATTGCCTTTTTCGAGGAAAACGGCGTCAAACTCAAAGAAGAAGACCATGGACGGATGTTCCCCACAACAGATAAATCAAGGACAATCATTGATGCTCTGGAGAAAAAAATCAAGGCTCTTGGGGGTCAGGTGCTAACCAGCACTGAAGTGGTTTCCGTTAAAAAACAAGATGACCTCTTCTACCTCAAATCTGCAGACCAGACTTTCACCTGCCAAAAATTGATTGTGACCACAGGAGGCAAGTCCTACCCTTCAACGGGTTCAACAGGTTTTGGACATGATATTGCACGGCATTTTAAACTGACCGTGACTGATTTAGAAGCTGCTGAGAGCCCTCTGTTAACTGATTTTCCTCACAAAGTCTTGCAAGGTATTTCCCTAGACGACGTTACTCTTAGTTATGACAAACACGTCATCACACACGACTTACTCTTCACCCACTTTGGCCTTTCAGGACCTGCAGCTCTTCGTCTGTCCTCTTTTGTGAAAGGTGGAGAAATTGCAGAGCTGGACTTTTTGCCACACTTATCAACAGATGACTTAACCGCTTATCTGAGTGATCAACGTGATAAAAACATCAAAAATGCTCTTAAAGGCCTACTGCCTGAACGAGTAGCTGATTTTTTATCAGAAGATTACCCCGAAAAGGTCAAACAACTCTCTCCAAAACAAGAAAAGGAATTGCTTGATAAACTCAAACACCTCCAGATACCCATTACAGGAAAAATGTCTTTGGCTAAATCATTTGTGACCAAAGGAGGCGTAGATTTAAAAGAAATCAACCCTAAAACCTTGGAAAGCAAGAAAGTTCCTGGCCTGTATTTCGCTGGAGAGGTCTTAGATATTAATGCTCATACCGGAGGGTTTAATATTACCTCAGCTCTTTGTTCAGGATGGATCGCAGGGAAGTCTTCATAG
- the udp gene encoding uridine phosphorylase: MQNYSGEVGLQYHLQIRPGDVGRYVIMPGDPKRCAKIAEHFDNAVLVADSREYVTYTGTLNGEKVSVTSTGIGGPSASIAMEELKLCGADTFIRVGTCGGIDLDVKGGDIVIATGAIRMEGTSKEYAPIEFPAVADLEVTNALVNAAKKLGYTSHAGVVQCKDAFYGQHEPERMPVSYELLNKWEAWKRLGTKASEMESAALFVAASHLGVRCGSDFLVVGNQERNALGMDNPMAHDTEAAIQVAVEALRTLIENDKSQ, translated from the coding sequence ATGCAAAATTATTCAGGTGAAGTCGGATTGCAATATCACCTACAGATTCGTCCAGGTGATGTAGGTCGTTATGTTATCATGCCAGGTGATCCAAAACGTTGTGCAAAAATTGCAGAACATTTTGATAATGCAGTTCTTGTAGCAGACAGCCGTGAATATGTTACGTATACAGGTACATTAAACGGTGAAAAAGTTAGTGTTACTTCAACTGGTATTGGTGGTCCATCAGCGTCTATTGCGATGGAAGAATTGAAACTTTGTGGCGCTGATACCTTTATCCGTGTTGGAACATGTGGTGGTATTGACCTTGATGTTAAAGGCGGAGACATCGTTATTGCAACTGGAGCTATCCGTATGGAAGGTACCAGTAAAGAATATGCTCCGATTGAATTTCCTGCTGTAGCTGACTTGGAAGTGACAAATGCTCTAGTTAATGCAGCTAAAAAGCTTGGTTATACAAGTCACGCAGGAGTAGTTCAATGTAAAGATGCATTTTACGGGCAACATGAGCCAGAACGTATGCCAGTTAGTTATGAATTATTAAATAAATGGGAAGCATGGAAACGTCTGGGAACAAAAGCGTCTGAAATGGAATCTGCAGCTCTTTTTGTAGCAGCAAGTCATCTAGGAGTTCGTTGTGGATCAGATTTCCTTGTTGTTGGTAATCAAGAACGCAACGCTTTGGGTATGGATAACCCAATGGCTCATGATACAGAAGCAGCTATTCAAGTTGCTGTTGAAGCACTCCGCACACTTATTGAAAATGATAAATCACAATAA
- the rimI gene encoding ribosomal protein S18-alanine N-acetyltransferase yields the protein MKTVEEQAKNIYQLLEMVYGTSPWTLEQVLIDIRRDQTDYFLLYDHDKLLGFLAIQDLAGEVEMTQIAILPSHQELGLASQLMTHLDSIESDIFLEVRESNHRAQGLYQKFGFKFIGKRPDYYRNPIETALLMKREGKHDR from the coding sequence ATGAAAACAGTTGAAGAACAAGCAAAAAATATTTATCAGCTTTTGGAAATGGTTTATGGCACGTCTCCTTGGACTTTAGAACAAGTATTAATCGATATACGGCGGGATCAAACAGATTATTTCCTACTATATGATCATGATAAATTGCTAGGTTTTTTAGCTATTCAAGATTTAGCTGGTGAAGTTGAAATGACTCAAATTGCTATACTACCTAGTCATCAAGAACTTGGGCTAGCGTCTCAATTGATGACGCATTTAGATAGCATTGAAAGTGACATCTTTTTAGAGGTTAGAGAATCTAATCATAGAGCACAGGGTTTATATCAGAAGTTTGGTTTTAAATTTATTGGCAAAAGACCAGACTACTATAGAAATCCTATAGAAACAGCTTTATTGATGAAACGGGAAGGAAAACATGACAGATAG
- a CDS encoding DUF536 domain-containing protein yields the protein MGIEKTVSELADILGVSRQAVNNRVKSLPEEDLDKNEKGVTVVKRSGLVKLEEIYKKTIFDDEPISEETKQRELLEILVDEKNTEITRLYEQLKAKDAQLASKDEQMRVKDVQIAEKDKQLDQQQQLTAKAMADKETLKLELEEAKAEANQARLQVEEVQAEVGPKKGFFTRLFAK from the coding sequence ATGGGAATTGAAAAGACAGTTAGTGAACTAGCTGATATTTTGGGAGTGAGTCGTCAGGCCGTCAATAATCGTGTTAAGTCTTTACCCGAAGAAGATCTTGACAAAAATGAAAAAGGCGTTACTGTGGTTAAGCGCAGTGGTCTTGTTAAGCTGGAAGAGATCTATAAAAAAACAATTTTTGACGATGAGCCTATCAGTGAAGAAACGAAACAACGTGAGCTTTTAGAGATTCTCGTGGATGAGAAGAACACTGAAATCACGCGCCTTTATGAGCAACTCAAAGCCAAAGATGCTCAACTTGCCTCAAAAGATGAGCAAATGCGTGTTAAAGACGTGCAGATCGCTGAAAAAGATAAACAATTGGATCAGCAGCAACAATTAACTGCTAAAGCCATGGCTGATAAAGAAACCCTAAAATTAGAATTGGAAGAAGCTAAAGCAGAAGCCAACCAAGCTCGCTTACAAGTCGAAGAAGTTCAGGCTGAAGTTGGCCCTAAAAAAGGCTTTTTCACCCGCTTGTTTGCGAAATAA
- the deoC gene encoding deoxyribose-phosphate aldolase, with the protein MEVKDILKTVDHTLLATTATWPEIQTILDDAMAYETASACIPASYVKKAAEYVSGKLAICTVIGFPNGYSTTAAKVFECQDAIQNGADEIDMVINLTDVKNGDFDTVEEEIRQIKAKCQDHILKVIVETCQLTKEELIELCGVVTRSGADFIKTSTGFSTAGATFEDVEVMAKYVGEGVKIKAAGGISSLEDAKTFIALGASRLGTSRIIKIVKNEATKTDSY; encoded by the coding sequence GTGGAAGTAAAAGATATTTTAAAAACGGTAGACCATACTTTGCTAGCAACAACAGCAACGTGGCCAGAAATCCAAACAATTTTAGATGATGCCATGGCTTATGAAACAGCTTCAGCATGTATTCCAGCTTCTTACGTCAAAAAAGCAGCAGAATACGTTTCAGGTAAATTAGCTATTTGTACTGTTATTGGGTTCCCAAATGGCTATAGTACAACTGCGGCGAAGGTTTTTGAATGTCAAGATGCTATTCAAAATGGTGCTGATGAAATTGACATGGTCATTAATTTGACAGACGTTAAAAATGGGGATTTTGATACTGTTGAAGAAGAAATTCGTCAAATCAAAGCTAAATGTCAAGACCATATCTTAAAAGTTATCGTTGAGACATGTCAATTAACTAAAGAAGAACTTATCGAACTTTGTGGAGTTGTCACACGTTCAGGTGCAGACTTTATTAAAACCTCTACTGGTTTTTCGACAGCAGGTGCTACATTTGAAGATGTTGAAGTGATGGCAAAATATGTCGGCGAAGGTGTTAAAATTAAGGCAGCAGGTGGAATCTCATCATTGGAAGATGCTAAAACATTTATTGCTTTAGGAGCTTCACGCTTGGGTACTAGCCGTATCATCAAGATTGTTAAGAACGAAGCTACAAAAACCGATAGCTATTAA
- a CDS encoding GntR family transcriptional regulator, with protein sequence MSTNDLTKKLKKLKHVQVYNTIFQLIQDGTYSPGMQLPSEPELARQLNVSRMTLRKSLALLQEDHLIKNIRGKGNFILKTPETKYHQGFEYLQHPIYASLSSDITKVELEYRIEVPTVAITASLKQETPVVIIVDRWYHSQNKAIAYSLSFIPIEVISKYAINLNQEEPLLTFLEEKIYESGKASHSCNQIGYTKTGNYTATKYTLSENSAFILIQETLYNGKDILVSTKHYVPADLFDLKVQSQSC encoded by the coding sequence ATGTCTACTAACGACTTAACCAAAAAACTCAAAAAACTTAAACATGTGCAAGTATATAATACTATTTTTCAACTTATTCAAGATGGTACATATAGTCCTGGCATGCAACTGCCATCAGAACCTGAACTTGCTAGACAGCTCAATGTCAGTCGGATGACACTACGTAAATCCCTAGCCCTCCTCCAAGAGGATCATCTCATAAAAAATATCAGAGGAAAGGGAAATTTTATACTCAAGACTCCTGAAACTAAATATCACCAAGGTTTCGAATATCTTCAACACCCCATATATGCAAGCCTATCATCTGACATCACAAAGGTTGAGTTGGAATATCGGATTGAAGTGCCCACTGTTGCCATTACAGCATCCCTAAAACAAGAAACTCCTGTTGTGATTATTGTTGATCGCTGGTATCATAGCCAAAATAAAGCTATTGCTTATAGTTTATCTTTTATCCCTATTGAGGTTATTTCTAAATATGCTATAAATCTCAATCAAGAAGAGCCCCTTCTTACTTTCTTAGAAGAGAAAATCTATGAATCTGGTAAAGCTTCTCATTCCTGCAACCAAATCGGCTATACCAAGACTGGCAATTACACAGCAACTAAGTATACTCTATCAGAAAATAGTGCTTTTATTTTAATCCAAGAAACTCTCTACAATGGTAAAGACATCTTGGTCTCAACCAAACACTACGTTCCTGCTGATTTATTTGACTTAAAAGTTCAATCTCAAAGTTGCTAA
- a CDS encoding DNA-dependent RNA polymerase subunit epsilon has protein sequence MIYKVFYQETKDQSPRRESTKALYLNIDATDELDGRIKARRLVEDNTYYNVEFIELLSDKHLDYEKETGVFELTEF, from the coding sequence ATGATTTATAAAGTTTTCTATCAAGAAACAAAGGATCAAAGCCCACGTCGTGAAAGTACTAAAGCACTCTATCTTAATATTGATGCTACTGATGAACTCGATGGCCGTATCAAGGCTCGTCGTCTCGTTGAAGATAACACCTATTATAACGTGGAATTTATCGAGCTACTTTCTGACAAACACCTCGATTACGAAAAAGAGACCGGTGTTTTTGAATTAACGGAGTTCTAA
- the tsaD gene encoding tRNA (adenosine(37)-N6)-threonylcarbamoyltransferase complex transferase subunit TsaD produces MTDRYILAVESSCDETSVAILKNESTLLSNVIASQVESHKRFGGVVPEVASRHHVEVITTCFEDALQEAGISASDLSAVAVTYGPGLVGALLVGLAAAKAFAWANHLPLIPVNHMAGHLMAAREQKPLVYPLIALLVSGGHTELVYVPEPGDYHIIGETRDDAVGEAYDKVGRVMGLTYPAGREIDQLAHKGQDTYHFPRAMITEDHLEFSFSGLKSAFINLHHNAKQKGDELILEDLCASFQAAVLDILLAKTKKALSRYPAKMLVVAGGVAANQGLRDRLAQEITHIEVVIPKLRLCGDNAGMIALAAAIEYDKQHFANMSLNAKPSLAFDQFPDSFVIN; encoded by the coding sequence ATGACAGATAGGTATATTTTAGCAGTTGAGAGTTCTTGTGATGAGACCAGTGTAGCGATTTTAAAAAACGAAAGTACCCTCTTAAGTAATGTCATTGCAAGTCAGGTTGAGAGCCACAAACGCTTTGGTGGTGTGGTGCCAGAAGTAGCTAGTAGACACCATGTCGAAGTGATTACGACTTGCTTTGAGGATGCTTTGCAAGAAGCTGGCATCAGTGCTTCAGATTTATCAGCAGTTGCGGTAACTTATGGCCCTGGACTTGTTGGAGCCTTGTTAGTTGGATTAGCAGCTGCGAAGGCTTTTGCTTGGGCAAATCATTTACCTTTGATTCCGGTTAATCATATGGCAGGTCACTTAATGGCAGCGCGTGAACAAAAGCCTTTAGTTTATCCTTTAATAGCACTGTTGGTTTCAGGAGGACACACAGAATTGGTTTATGTCCCAGAGCCAGGGGATTATCATATTATTGGCGAGACGCGTGACGACGCTGTTGGTGAGGCTTATGATAAAGTTGGGCGTGTGATGGGCTTAACCTATCCGGCAGGACGTGAAATTGACCAGTTGGCTCATAAAGGTCAAGATACTTATCATTTCCCTCGTGCTATGATAACAGAAGACCACTTAGAATTTTCCTTTTCAGGACTCAAGTCCGCTTTTATCAATCTTCATCATAATGCTAAGCAAAAAGGCGATGAACTGATTCTAGAAGATTTGTGTGCATCTTTTCAAGCAGCTGTTCTAGATATTTTATTGGCCAAAACAAAAAAAGCTCTGAGCAGATACCCTGCAAAGATGCTTGTAGTGGCTGGTGGTGTAGCGGCAAATCAAGGATTACGAGATAGATTAGCACAAGAAATTACACATATAGAAGTTGTGATTCCTAAACTAAGACTCTGTGGAGATAACGCGGGTATGATTGCTTTAGCAGCAGCTATTGAGTATGACAAACAGCATTTTGCTAATATGAGCCTAAACGCGAAGCCTAGTTTAGCTTTTGACCAGTTTCCAGACAGTTTTGTAATAAACTAG
- a CDS encoding NupC/NupG family nucleoside CNT transporter — protein sequence MQFIYSIIGILLVLGIVYAISFNRKSVSLSLIGKALIVQFIIALILVRIPLGQQIVSVVSTGVTSVINCGQAGLNFVFGSLADSGAKTGFIFAIQTLGNIVFLSALVSLLYYVGILGFVVKWIGKGVGKIMKSSEVESFVAVANMFLGQTDSPILVSKYLGRMTDSEIMVVLVSGMGSMSVSILGGYIALGIPMEYLLIASTMVPIGSILIAKILLPQTEPVQKIDDIKMDNKGNNANVIDAIAEGASTGAQMAFSIGASLIAFVGLVSLINMMLSGLGIRLEQIFSYVFAPFGFLMGFDHKNILLEGNLLGSKLILNEFVSFQQLGHLIKSLDYRTALVATISLCGFANLSSLGICVSGIAVLCPEKRSTLARLVFRAMIGGIAVSMLSAFIVGIVTLF from the coding sequence ATGCAATTTATTTATAGTATTATTGGTATTTTATTGGTATTAGGAATTGTGTATGCAATTTCTTTCAATCGTAAGAGTGTTTCTCTAAGTTTAATTGGAAAAGCTCTTATCGTTCAATTCATTATTGCGCTAATCTTAGTACGTATCCCACTAGGCCAACAAATTGTTAGTGTTGTTTCAACTGGAGTTACTAGCGTAATCAACTGTGGTCAAGCTGGTTTAAATTTTGTGTTTGGGTCATTAGCAGATAGTGGCGCAAAAACTGGTTTTATTTTCGCTATTCAAACGCTTGGTAATATTGTTTTCTTATCTGCCCTAGTTAGTCTACTTTATTATGTAGGAATCCTTGGATTTGTAGTAAAATGGATAGGTAAGGGCGTTGGTAAAATTATGAAATCCTCAGAGGTTGAGAGTTTTGTTGCTGTAGCTAATATGTTTCTTGGTCAAACAGACAGTCCAATCTTGGTTAGCAAATACCTAGGTCGTATGACTGATAGTGAGATAATGGTTGTGTTGGTATCAGGTATGGGAAGTATGTCAGTTTCTATTCTTGGTGGCTATATTGCATTAGGCATTCCAATGGAATATCTCTTGATTGCTTCAACAATGGTTCCTATTGGCAGTATTCTCATTGCTAAAATCTTATTGCCTCAAACAGAACCTGTTCAAAAAATTGATGACATTAAGATGGATAATAAAGGTAATAACGCCAATGTGATTGATGCAATCGCTGAGGGTGCAAGCACAGGTGCACAAATGGCTTTCTCAATTGGTGCTAGTTTGATTGCCTTTGTTGGTTTAGTTTCTTTGATTAATATGATGTTAAGTGGATTGGGAATCCGCTTAGAACAAATCTTTTCATATGTTTTTGCTCCATTTGGTTTTCTTATGGGATTTGACCACAAAAACATTCTTCTAGAAGGAAACCTTCTTGGAAGTAAGTTGATTTTAAATGAGTTTGTTTCGTTCCAACAATTGGGTCACCTAATCAAATCTTTAGATTATCGTACAGCATTGGTAGCAACTATTTCACTCTGTGGTTTTGCTAATTTATCAAGTTTAGGTATTTGTGTTTCAGGTATTGCTGTTCTTTGCCCGGAGAAACGTAGCACCCTAGCTCGACTTGTTTTCCGTGCAATGATTGGTGGTATTGCTGTAAGTATGCTTAGCGCCTTTATCGTCGGTATTGTAACTCTATTCTAA